A genomic stretch from Scatophagus argus isolate fScaArg1 chromosome 19, fScaArg1.pri, whole genome shotgun sequence includes:
- the stum gene encoding protein stum homolog, whose amino-acid sequence MAQKDGGTEQGSVKTGDNLGAKAMVGAPAAGGGVVVEVREKKGPLRAAIPTMPFPLAVICLFLNTFIPGLGTFISAFTVLCGAHSELVSERGVCCVFWLNVAAALIQILTAVIMVGWIMSIFWGMDMVILAISDGYRDQGPPQDV is encoded by the exons atggcacAGAAAGACGGGGGAACAGAGCAGGGGAGTGTTAAGACTGGGGACAACCTTGGGGCCAAAGCTATGGTTGGGGCCCCTGCTGCAGGTGGTGGAGTGGTGGTGGAGGTCAGGGAGAAGAAAGGACCTCTTCGGGCTGCGATACCCACGATGCCTTTCCCTCTGGCTGTCATCTGCCTGTTTCTGAACACCTTCATACCTGGACTTG GTACCTTCATCTCAGCATTCACGGTGCTGTGTGGAGCTCACAGCGAGCTCGTCTCAGAGCGAGGTGTTTGCTGCGTGTTCTGGCTCAACGTGGCAGCAGCCCTCATCCAGATACTGACAGCTGTTATCATGGTTGGGTGGATCATGAGCATCTTCTGGGGAATGGACATGGTCATCCTGGCAA TTTCTGACG GCTACAGAGACCAGGGTCCTCCCCAAGACGTCTGA
- the ccl38a.4 gene encoding chemokine (C-C motif) ligand 38, duplicate 4 produces MMMMMKKPVILVACVLMLSSLAVLASQSGSGPSECCFKFYTKRLPKDKVMSYKYVDPRCAKRSVIFVMKKGGEFCVDPSVQWVKNIIEDRDWTHNKLVNSTNSTESG; encoded by the exons atgatgatgatgatgaagaaacCCGTCATTCTGGTGGCCTGCGTCTTGATGCTCTCATCTCTCGCAGTCTTGGCATCTCAGA GCGGCTCGGGTCCATCTGAATGCTGTTTTAAGTTTTACACCAAAAGGCTGCCTAAGGACAAGGTGATGAGCTACAAATACGTAGATCCACGTTGTGCAAAGAGATCTGTGAT ttttgtgatgAAGAAAGGAGGTGAATTCTGCGTCGACCCGTCTGTGCAGTGGGTCAAGAACATCATCGAGGACAGGGACTGGACCCATAACAAACTTGTGAACAGCACTAATTCCACTGAGTCTGGCTga